In the Candidatus Zixiibacteriota bacterium genome, one interval contains:
- the tkt gene encoding transketolase → MTDRALEQQCINTIRFLAVDAVERAQSGHPGAPLGMAPTAFVLWDRFLKHDPCDPAWCDRDRFVLSAGHASMLLYSLLHLTGYDLPLSELEHFRQWESKTPGHPECGLTPGVEVTTGPLGQGFANGVGMAMAQHYLAQQFNRRDHSIVDHFIYALVSDGDLQEGISSEAAGLAGTWGLGRLIYLYDSNGIQIDGSTEKSFREDAAARFRAYGWQVIGPVDGNDVEGIAAAIRRAQADTNHPSLIVINSVIGYGSPKQGTAAVHGAPLGTDNARAAKDALGWPQAPLFHIPGEVLAHMRRAVERGRESHARWRERFDAYTRAHAELATRFQSTVEGRLPDGWDDGLDTLFEGIGKAMATRSASGTVMNHLAERLPQLIGGSADLAESNKTLLKDYGDFIWDAQRGRNIYFGVREHAMGAIVNGMARHGGVIPYSATFLTFSDYMRPAMRLGALMGVRAIYIFSHDSIGLGEDGPTHQPIEHLMSLRLIPNLTVIRPADARETAEAWRAAITNESGPTVLVLTRQNVPVLDRRQCAPASELHRGAYTLWQSSGRTPEIIIIGTGSEVALALQAGMALAGDATCVRVVSMPSWELFEKQSSRYQDEVFPSSVRLRIAVEAGITMGWERYVGSEGIVIGMTRFGASAPAEVLYEKFNITVARIVQAGTELLMRRGAVVA, encoded by the coding sequence ATGACTGATCGCGCCCTCGAGCAACAGTGCATCAACACCATCCGCTTTCTCGCGGTCGATGCGGTCGAGCGCGCCCAATCCGGACACCCGGGCGCGCCGCTGGGGATGGCTCCGACCGCGTTCGTCCTTTGGGATCGGTTTCTCAAGCACGATCCGTGCGATCCCGCGTGGTGCGACCGCGATCGCTTCGTCCTCTCGGCCGGACACGCGTCGATGCTGTTGTATTCGTTGCTGCACCTGACGGGATATGACCTGCCGCTCTCCGAACTGGAACATTTCCGCCAATGGGAGAGCAAGACACCGGGCCACCCGGAGTGCGGCCTGACCCCCGGGGTCGAGGTGACGACCGGACCATTGGGGCAAGGCTTCGCCAACGGCGTCGGCATGGCGATGGCGCAGCATTATCTCGCGCAGCAATTCAATCGTCGGGACCACTCCATCGTGGACCACTTCATCTATGCGCTCGTATCCGACGGCGACTTGCAGGAAGGAATCTCCTCGGAGGCCGCCGGTCTCGCGGGGACATGGGGATTGGGGCGTCTGATCTATCTGTATGATTCAAACGGCATCCAGATTGATGGCTCAACCGAAAAATCGTTTCGCGAGGATGCGGCCGCGCGATTCCGCGCCTACGGCTGGCAGGTCATCGGACCGGTCGATGGAAACGATGTCGAGGGAATCGCGGCGGCGATCCGTCGGGCGCAGGCGGATACGAATCACCCTTCGCTGATCGTGATCAACTCGGTCATCGGATACGGCAGTCCCAAGCAAGGCACAGCGGCCGTGCACGGGGCGCCGCTGGGAACCGACAATGCCCGTGCCGCGAAGGACGCACTCGGCTGGCCGCAGGCGCCGTTGTTTCACATCCCCGGCGAGGTCCTGGCGCACATGCGCAGGGCGGTCGAACGCGGGCGGGAGTCTCACGCGCGGTGGCGGGAAAGATTCGACGCGTACACGAGGGCCCATGCGGAACTGGCCACCCGGTTTCAGTCGACGGTCGAGGGCCGACTGCCGGACGGATGGGACGACGGACTCGACACTTTGTTTGAGGGAATCGGCAAAGCGATGGCGACGCGTTCCGCTTCCGGGACGGTGATGAATCATCTGGCCGAGCGTCTGCCGCAACTGATCGGCGGCTCCGCCGACCTGGCGGAGAGCAACAAGACGCTGCTGAAGGATTATGGCGACTTCATTTGGGATGCGCAACGCGGCCGGAACATCTATTTCGGAGTGCGCGAGCATGCGATGGGCGCCATCGTCAATGGCATGGCGCGACACGGGGGCGTGATTCCGTACTCGGCAACGTTTCTGACATTTTCCGACTACATGCGTCCGGCGATGCGCCTGGGCGCGCTCATGGGAGTGCGCGCGATCTACATATTTTCGCACGACAGCATCGGCCTGGGCGAAGACGGGCCGACCCATCAGCCCATCGAGCACCTGATGAGTCTGCGGCTGATCCCTAATCTGACAGTGATCCGTCCGGCGGATGCGCGTGAGACGGCCGAAGCATGGCGCGCAGCGATTACGAATGAGAGCGGGCCGACCGTGCTGGTGCTGACACGGCAGAATGTGCCGGTCCTCGACCGCCGGCAGTGTGCCCCGGCGTCGGAACTGCATCGGGGCGCCTACACGCTCTGGCAGTCGTCGGGCCGGACACCGGAGATCATCATTATCGGAACCGGCTCCGAGGTGGCATTGGCGCTTCAAGCCGGAATGGCACTGGCCGGGGATGCAACCTGCGTGCGTGTGGTATCGATGCCGTCGTGGGAGCTCTTTGAGAAGCAATCGTCGAGGTATCAAGATGAGGTTTTCCCATCTTCGGTGAGACTGCGTATCGCAGTCGAAGCCGGGATCACCATGGGATGGGAACGCTATGTCGGCTCCGAGGGAATCGTCATCGGCATGACGAGATTCGGAGCGAGCGCCCCCGCCGAGGTTCTTTATGAAAAATTCAACATCACCGTTGCACGCATCGTGCAGGCGGGCACCGAATTATTGATGCGCCGGGGCGCCGTGGTTGCGTGA
- a CDS encoding S8 family serine peptidase, whose product MSRYTGAFVVVLLLTILVSAGSVADTARVRPLRLTAGTRLPDPAETEQHLERIQAAGTDRDGAIIQFEQIPTATDRLSLAARGITLHRYIPENAYIATLPADFRADETGNYGITWIGALQPQEKFPEGLQVAGTPEWCLDESGRPQFSISVFPHIEPEAAAVWLAAEYGAVTLGVSRLANAVAVALPADNWFDIAHDSRVLTVEPFWPRRETNNSCRTNSRAEEAQTAPYNLDGSGIMVGEWDGGRADINHSDFGGRVVSGDAASFMTHATHVAGTILGSGSESGGTYRGMAPAAGLVTYLWWNFAFEMENETQSAINTHDIWASNNSWGVGYSPPTVSNCNAYLGNYFSECGAIDDVVRGDLGKPVINVWSAGNERLNSPDYCGSVGFTWGTIIPYGTSKNALTIGAINSNNSTMTSFSSWGPTDDGRLKPEIVAPGCQTGADFGVTSTKLTSGYTVYCGTSMAAPTTTGCVALWLERFNDLHPGEVPLASTVRAMFCETAFDLGSTGPEYDFGYGRLDIVAAVDRLDDGAFLEASVDHGETPQWTFVSDGSVTPMSITLAWDDPGAFAGANPTLINDLDLRLISPGGATTYLPWVLNPANPSADATTGLDRRNNIEQVRITGPLPAGIWTIEVEGFNVPQGPQDFSLVYSAAIDLSSGPQDYAVTVAADNDTTSIPADLPFGILVANNGAQNDTYDVTLSSSHGWTITPNPVTISILSLDDSLLSFTVAIPVSGPFNVNDTITGTAVSQADPAVNSSDQKIVAVISGRAVEAVASNDTLGIAGKTIESAATVTNTGFFADDIDWSLTDQQGWSVSPPGGTSSLAPGEDDTLGLEFTIDPGASAGSTNWVKVNAVSQADPGAAAADSLRVTVLDNPPVPLLVAPADGAPFNNATPTLEWGKGAYVPYPPPYDVFAFAVEIGDDPAFTANLVHLDASDDSSVASPALADGVHYWRVLSYNVFGDSSAYSEIRTFEVDTQAPDVPSLLSPADFAYEADITPTFAWSAVTAKSLSSPVVYRWEISADSTFASDVDSLWTSVTTYTLPDSTPLEQCSTVVYWRVTARDDAGNWSAPSPAHSYAVYIPGDMNFDCVGDVFDVVLLIGVVFRAEPLPNPPGRAECNCSPPPPDVFDAVALVDYVFRAGPPPCTPL is encoded by the coding sequence ATGTCCCGGTACACAGGCGCATTCGTCGTTGTCCTGCTCCTGACCATTCTGGTCTCCGCTGGGTCGGTCGCCGACACCGCCCGAGTCCGTCCGCTGCGGCTGACCGCCGGGACACGGCTCCCGGATCCCGCCGAGACCGAGCAGCACCTCGAACGGATTCAGGCCGCTGGAACAGATCGCGATGGCGCGATCATCCAGTTCGAACAGATACCCACGGCAACCGATCGTCTGTCGTTGGCAGCGCGCGGGATAACGCTTCACCGGTACATACCGGAAAACGCCTACATCGCGACGCTGCCGGCTGATTTCCGCGCCGATGAAACCGGAAATTACGGAATCACATGGATCGGGGCGCTCCAGCCCCAGGAAAAGTTCCCCGAGGGGCTCCAAGTCGCAGGAACCCCGGAATGGTGTCTGGATGAGTCCGGCCGCCCGCAATTTTCGATTTCTGTTTTTCCGCACATCGAACCGGAGGCGGCCGCCGTCTGGCTGGCCGCCGAGTATGGCGCGGTGACGTTGGGAGTCTCTCGTCTCGCCAACGCCGTCGCTGTCGCATTGCCGGCGGACAACTGGTTCGACATTGCCCATGACTCACGCGTGCTGACGGTCGAACCCTTCTGGCCGCGACGGGAGACAAACAACTCATGCCGTACCAACAGCCGCGCCGAAGAGGCGCAGACCGCGCCGTACAACCTCGACGGCTCCGGGATCATGGTCGGCGAATGGGACGGCGGCCGCGCCGACATTAACCACAGCGATTTCGGCGGACGGGTCGTCTCCGGTGACGCCGCTTCCTTTATGACGCATGCCACTCATGTCGCCGGTACGATCCTGGGCTCCGGCTCCGAGTCGGGCGGCACCTATCGCGGGATGGCGCCGGCCGCGGGGCTGGTCACTTATCTGTGGTGGAACTTCGCCTTCGAAATGGAGAATGAAACCCAAAGCGCGATCAACACGCACGACATCTGGGCGTCGAACAACTCCTGGGGGGTCGGTTACTCGCCGCCCACCGTATCCAACTGCAACGCCTATCTGGGGAACTACTTCTCCGAATGCGGCGCGATCGATGACGTCGTGCGCGGTGACTTGGGCAAGCCGGTCATCAATGTGTGGTCGGCCGGCAACGAGCGGCTGAACAGCCCCGATTACTGCGGCTCGGTGGGTTTTACGTGGGGCACGATCATCCCCTATGGAACCTCCAAGAATGCGCTCACCATCGGCGCGATCAATTCGAACAACTCGACCATGACTAGTTTCTCCAGTTGGGGGCCGACCGATGACGGGCGTCTCAAGCCGGAAATCGTTGCGCCCGGCTGCCAGACCGGCGCCGACTTCGGCGTGACATCCACCAAGCTGACATCCGGCTACACGGTCTATTGCGGCACCTCGATGGCCGCGCCGACCACCACCGGATGCGTCGCCCTGTGGCTTGAACGATTCAACGATCTGCATCCCGGCGAGGTGCCGCTGGCATCGACCGTGCGCGCGATGTTCTGCGAAACGGCCTTCGATCTGGGCTCCACCGGCCCGGAGTACGATTTCGGCTACGGTCGTCTCGACATCGTCGCGGCGGTCGATCGGTTGGACGACGGAGCGTTCTTGGAGGCGAGTGTCGATCACGGCGAGACGCCGCAATGGACTTTTGTCAGCGATGGTTCGGTCACGCCGATGTCCATCACGCTCGCCTGGGATGATCCCGGCGCGTTTGCGGGCGCCAATCCGACTCTGATCAATGATCTCGATTTGCGGCTGATTTCGCCCGGCGGCGCGACCACATATCTGCCGTGGGTTCTCAATCCGGCCAATCCCTCTGCCGACGCCACGACCGGCCTGGATCGGCGCAACAACATCGAGCAGGTGCGCATCACCGGACCGCTCCCGGCCGGCATCTGGACAATTGAAGTCGAGGGTTTCAATGTCCCGCAGGGACCGCAGGACTTTTCGCTCGTCTATTCGGCGGCCATCGATCTTTCATCGGGGCCGCAAGACTATGCCGTGACCGTCGCAGCCGACAACGACACAACGAGCATACCCGCCGATCTTCCGTTCGGCATCCTCGTCGCCAATAACGGCGCACAAAACGACACCTACGATGTGACCTTGAGCAGCTCTCACGGCTGGACGATCACGCCCAACCCGGTCACAATTTCCATCCTCAGCTTGGATGACTCGCTTTTGAGCTTCACGGTCGCGATTCCGGTAAGCGGGCCGTTTAACGTAAATGACACGATCACCGGCACCGCCGTCTCGCAGGCCGATCCCGCCGTCAATTCATCCGATCAAAAGATCGTCGCGGTCATCTCCGGGCGCGCGGTGGAAGCCGTTGCGTCCAACGACACGCTCGGTATAGCGGGCAAGACCATTGAGTCGGCGGCGACGGTCACCAACACGGGGTTCTTCGCCGACGACATCGACTGGTCGCTGACCGACCAGCAGGGCTGGAGCGTCAGTCCGCCGGGCGGCACATCATCGCTGGCCCCCGGCGAAGACGACACGCTGGGGCTGGAGTTTACCATCGATCCGGGCGCATCAGCCGGTTCGACCAATTGGGTCAAAGTCAATGCGGTCTCCCAGGCCGACCCCGGCGCGGCAGCCGCCGATTCGCTGCGCGTGACCGTGCTCGATAATCCCCCGGTGCCGCTGCTCGTGGCTCCCGCCGATGGCGCACCGTTCAATAATGCGACTCCCACGCTCGAATGGGGGAAGGGCGCATACGTGCCATATCCGCCTCCATACGATGTCTTTGCGTTTGCAGTCGAGATAGGCGACGATCCGGCGTTCACGGCGAATCTCGTTCATCTCGACGCGTCAGACGACAGCAGCGTGGCCTCGCCCGCGTTGGCCGACGGTGTCCACTATTGGCGTGTTCTTTCATACAACGTGTTCGGCGATTCGAGTGCCTACTCGGAGATACGCACTTTCGAAGTCGACACGCAGGCGCCCGATGTGCCGTCGTTGCTGTCACCCGCCGACTTCGCCTACGAAGCGGACATCACGCCCACGTTTGCGTGGAGCGCAGTCACCGCGAAGAGTCTGTCATCGCCGGTCGTGTATCGGTGGGAGATCAGCGCCGATTCGACATTTGCCTCGGATGTCGACTCGCTTTGGACCTCGGTCACGACGTATACGCTGCCCGACAGCACGCCGCTGGAACAGTGCAGCACGGTCGTCTACTGGCGCGTGACCGCGCGCGACGATGCCGGAAACTGGTCGGCGCCGTCGCCGGCGCACTCGTATGCCGTATACATCCCCGGCGATATGAACTTCGATTGCGTCGGCGACGTGTTCGATGTCGTCCTGCTCATCGGCGTCGTCTTCCGCGCCGAACCGCTCCCCAATCCGCCAGGACGCGCCGAATGCAACTGCTCGCCGCCGCCGCCCGATGTCTTCGATGCCGTGGCCCTCGTCGATTACGTGTTCCGCGCCGGCCCGCCGCCCTGCACGCCGTTATAG